A stretch of the Lolium perenne isolate Kyuss_39 chromosome 3, Kyuss_2.0, whole genome shotgun sequence genome encodes the following:
- the LOC127342688 gene encoding IQ domain-containing protein IQM1: MSSLSPLNTDRTFHLASPKPQSPRDACAAPLRSPSPRVVAGPPKKKKMARGGLERSISFKNWEADEGRCINGARPGSLVLQSPGTRELQLQQPSPSVACFVSPKPKSELDDAATKLQKLYKGHRCRRNMADCAIVIEELWWKAYDSASLNIKSISFFDEAKQETAASRWSRAGKRIAKVGKGLSKDEKAQKLALQHWLEAIDPRHRYGHNLHLYYDIWSASSSTEPFFYWLDIGAGKDVHHQKCARSKLYSQLIMYLGPNERADYEVIVDKGKLMYRRSGFLVETTEDSKWIFVLSTTRSLYIGQKKKGKFQHSSFLAGAATTAAGRLVAKDGILKAIWPYSGHYLPTEENFKEFISFLEENSVDLTNVKRCSVDDDEYPSFKKTTDEQPTEVEQEEKPTEVEHDQTLDSSEIQLPEMDIVKEMVAEDSAETEAATANLASLPSFKWATAAGARIGCVRDYPADLQSMALEHVNLSPRVVPSPRTNRLPIPSPRPSPKVRLSPRLQYMGLPTPPGRRLPIPSPEIRRSPRQQFTGFQTPAVALTLPKHKGK, from the exons ATGTCCTCGCTGAGCCCGCTCAACACAGACCGAACCTTTCACCTCGCCTCCCCGAAGCCACAGAGCCCCCGGGATGCCTGCGCCGCGCCGCTGAGGTCGCCCTCGCCCAGGGTCGTCGCCGGCCcgcccaagaagaagaagatggcgCGCGGAGGACTAGAGCGCTCCATCAGCTTCAAGAACTGGGAGGCCGATGAGGGACGATGCATCAACGGCGCGCGCCCCGGGAGCCTCGTGCTACAGAGCCCCGGGACCAGGGAGCTGCAGCTGCAGCAGCCGTCCCCTTCCGTCGCCTGCTTCGTCTCCCCGAAGCCCAAGAGCGAGCTCGACGATGCGGCCACCAAGCTACAGAAGCTCTACAAGGGGCACAGGTGCCGGAGGAACATGGCAGACTGCGCCATTGTCATAGAGGAGCTCTGGTGGAAGGCCTACGATTCCGCGTCTCTCAACATCAAATCCATCTCCTTCTTCGACGAGGCCAAGCAGGAGACGGCGGCTTCCCGGTGGTCCAGGGCCGGGAAGAGGATCGCCAAGGTCGGCAAGGGGCTGTCCAAAGACGAGAAGGCCCAGAAATTAGCGCTGCAGCATTGGCTAGAAGCT ATTGACCCACGCCACCGCTACGGGCACAACTTGCACCTCTACTACGACATCTGGTCTGCGAGCTCCAGCACAGAGCCATTCTTCTACTG GCTGGACATCGGAGCCGGAAAGGACGTCCATCACCAAAAGTGTGCAAGAAGCAAGCTCTACTCCCAGTTGATCATGTACCTTGGACCG AACGAGAGGGCGGATTATGAGGTTATTGTGGACAAGGGGAAGCTCATGTACCGGAGAAGTGGATTTCTTGTCGAAACCACCGAGGATTCCAAATGGATATTCGTGCTGAGCACAACTAGATCACTATACATCGGACAG AAGAAGAAGGGTAAATTTCAGCACTCGAGTTTCCTAGCTGGTGCGGCGACAACCGCTGCCGGTAGATTGGTCGCCAAAGATGGAATTCTTAAGGCGATATGGCCGTATAGCGGTCACTACCTCCCAACAGAGGAGAACTTCAAAGAGTTCATCAGCTTCTTGGAGGAGAACAGTGTCGATCTAACCAACGTCAAG AGGTGTTCCGTCGACGATGACGAGTACCCATCATTCAAGAAGACCACAGATGAGCAACCCACTGAAGTCGAGCAAGAAGAGAAGCCTACTGAAGTGGAACATGATCAGACTTTGGACAGCTCAGAAATCCAACTGCCTGAGATGGACATTGTCAAGGAAATGGTTGCCGAAGACAGCGCAGAGACCGAGGCAGCAACGGCGAACCTGGCCAGCCTCCCGTCGTTCAAGTGGGCAACCGCTGCCGGCGCGCGGATCGGCTGCGTCCGGGACTACCCGGCCGATCTCCAGAGCATGGCTCTCGAGCATGTCAACCTGTCACCAAGAGTGGTGCCATCTCCGAGAACCAACAGGCTACCGATCCCATCACCTCGTCCGAGCCCGAAGGTCAGGTTGTCACCCAGGCTGCAGTACATGGGCCTTCCTACCCCGCCCGGTCGCCGGCTCCCGATCCCGAGCCCGGAGATCAGGAGGTCCCCGAGGCAGCAGTTCACCGGGTTCCAGACGCCGGCAGTGGCTCTCACTCTccccaagcacaagggcaagtga